A window of Castanea sativa cultivar Marrone di Chiusa Pesio chromosome 1, ASM4071231v1 contains these coding sequences:
- the LOC142622290 gene encoding uncharacterized protein LOC142622290, which yields MPTTTTTLLLLLLLPLFTTTTSSSPILGLDSYLAQQSRQDPQATNDTFLTLPTSLKKSLSSPFPLPSIPSLTSSLLAFSVPLSLHIRLVGTFPPNSPSLLSSFLSSASQPLHHFHVISPFHPPFHSLSIQHTPHFDISFSPPSLTSTLSESLSSQISKSPSSLRSSLLSIPFSSIDSIVSSDFRSENQHENRDGIFIYLINLGPQSKPYAYTYSDSDSSAGFTDCLGTIHASKNRYLWIDLAAGPVDYGPALSGDGVLPRGEFHPLAAFHSRQKSQKSLLADVSSLIWSAYQVLLVPSLRIPVPFENSLLVQFIHVRSGSARDSSSDALDWKKIERTLSEDGGLLLRDQTLRFKNYEVSFDKCPICSFAVSRSINSYTSRFLFDNYTLIVNEYLDSKRLHQILSDSGQVFRSEAEMPVDNDFGRVLPVYVFDLDYNNHLLLDRYHQSVAFKDMVIAVRTRNTQTVSDYTCNGRHMFTQTRSLERPLIGSILQSMWGVSPTHLLWSPRHNSTLVDYTWSVGQTPFGPFSESLSLSFVQKDAAKRSVLLTMMNYSITSAIDFLEAIAEHGGDRKLLKQNQHLLFEQRWTLFKYKLDKAVSALSHLDFEMALYYLKSSDHDLYAIHSLVYTASYELEASLVCFKDPPFPWTLVSFSAGGLLALFYVYSKRDKLFRSKRKQF from the coding sequence atgcccaccaccaccaccaccctcctcctcctcctcctcctccccctcttcaccaccaccacctcatCCTCCCCAATCCTAGGCCTAGACTCCTACCTAGCCCAACAATCCCGCCAAGACCCACAAGCCACAAACGACACCTTCCTCACCCTCCCAACCTCCCTAAAAAAATCCCTCTCCTCCCCATTCCCTCTCCCCTCCATCCCTTCCCTCACCTCCTCCCTCCTCGCCTTCTCCGTCCCTCTCTCCCTCCACATTCGCCTAGTCGGCACTTTCCCCCCTAACTCCCCTTCCCTCCTCTCCTCCTTCCTCTCCTCCGCCTCCCAACCCCTCCACCACTTCCACGTCATCTCCCCTTTCCATCCCCCTTTCCATTCCCTCTCCATCCAACACACTCCCCACTTCGACATCTCCTTCTCCCCTCCTTCCCTCACTTCCACCCTCTCCGAATCCCTTTCCTCCCAAATCTCCAAGTCCCCTTCCTCCCTCCGCTCTTCCCTCCTCTCCATTCCCTTCTCCTCCATCGATTCCATCGTCTCTTCCGATTTCCGCAGCGAAAACCAACACGAAAACCGCGACGGAATCTTCATCTACCTCATAAACCTCGGCCCTCAATCAAAACCTTACGCTTACACCTACTCCGACTCCGATTCCTCCGCCGGCTTCACCGATTGCCTCGGAACGATCCACGCATCCAAGAATCGGTACTTATGGATCGATTTGGCCGCCGGACCTGTCGATTACGGCCCGGCTTTGTCCGGCGACGGCGTGCTCCCGCGCGGCGAATTCCACCCCCTCGCCGCCTTCCACAGCCGCCAGAAGTCCCAGAAATCGCTCCTCGCCGACGTGTCTTCCCTGATTTGGAGTGCTTATCAGGTGCTCCTCGTTCCTTCTTTGAGAATTCCTGTTCCTTTTGAGAATTCGTTGCTGGTTCAGTTCATACATGTTCGTAGTGGTAGCGCTAGGGATTCGAGTTCGGATGCTTTGGATTGGAAGAAGATTGAGAGGACTTTGAGTGAGGATGGTGGATTGTTGTTACGTGATCAAACCTTGAGGTTTAAGAATTATGAGGTGAGTTTCGATAAGTGTCCGATTTGCTCGTTCGCAGTTTCTAGGTCGATTAATTCATACACCTCCAGGTTTCTTTTCGATAATTATACTTTGATTGTGAATGAGTATTTGGATTCAAAGCGTTTGCATCAGATATTGTCGGATTCGGGTCAGGTGTTTAGGAGTGAGGCTGAAATGCCAGTGGATAATGATTTCGGTAGGGTTCTTCCGGTTTATGTGTTTGATTTGGATTACAATAATCATTTGTTGCTCGATCGGTATCACCAGTCTGTTGCTTTTAAAGACATGGTTATCGCGGTGAGGACTAGGAACACGCAGACTGTGAGTGATTATACTTGTAATGGTCGTCACATGTTTACTCAGACGAGGAGTCTTGAGAGGCCGCTTATTGGTTCGATTCTGCAGAGCATGTGGGGCGTTTCGCCTACCCACTTGTTGTGGAGCCCTAGACATAATAGTACTTTGGTGGATTATACGTGGAGCGTAGGGCAGACCCCGTTTGGACCATTTTCGGAGAGTTTGTCATTGTCTTTCGTGCAGAAGGATGCAGCTAAGAGGAGTGTTCTTTTGACGATGATGAATTACAGTATAACGAGTGCCATTGATTTTCTTGAAGCCATTGCTGAACATGGTGGTGATAGGAAGCTACTTAAACAGAACCAACATCTTTTGTTCGAACAAAGGTGGACTTTGTTCAAGTACAAGCTTGACAAAGCAGTTTCTGCTTTGTCGCATTTGGATTTTGAGATGGCTTTGTACTATTTGAAGTCTTCTGACCATGATCTGTATGCCATCCACTCTCTTGTCTATACTGCTTCCTATGAACTGGAGGCATCACTGGTATGCTTTAAGGACCCCCCATTCCCATGGACTTTGGTTTCTTTCTCTGCAGGAGGTTTGCTAGCTCTCTTCTATGTTTATTCAAAAAGAGACAAACTGTTCAGAAGTAAAAGAAAGCAATTTTGA
- the LOC142640252 gene encoding uncharacterized protein LOC142640252: MADSSPSQSRSQSQSQSQSQSQSTTNTKITDVDEDSLAHCANYLDNIQDLSNLAMSCKYFKRVAYSDSIWLRWFREHWPQQAPSSFPQTLDVREAYLARRTALQQFKFIDPLVADIYTFPKPYNQILLEKNDFVFSQGSLIEMRKIDCFLCENSSLLTLSDHSARITCMRLFPLNETSLFRSEAQSEENVLVTSSCDHTIRLWWKGSCQRCFRGHNGPVTTLSDKLLGDGIGKVLASGGEDGTVRLWSLNSSGKRGKSALKATLYGHEKPVKLMSVAGHKTSLLVTLSRDSKVRVWDTTASSSVRSSCCVGMASLPGSPVNMKCHESLLYVATGSSVIAIDLRTMRKVLTAANYQPKLHSFEMLPSKSLICTGVSGRALLWDIRRNQEMNPGPMAELDGHTGSVAFVHMDPYKIVTGGPDDFFINVWETDTGTQINSLSCSSDEERSSGCTALAVNGCRIVTGSCGEGLSCLRFRDFNNATCPVVKSEDEHASKFWDPQSYSDTDGSDPEQDNWYLA; encoded by the exons ATGGCGGACTCATCGCCATCACAATCACGATCACAATCGCAATCGCAATCGCAATCGCAATCGCAATCGACGACGAATACGAAGATAACTGATGTGGACGAGGACTCGTTGGCTCACTGTGCAAACTACCTCGACAATATCCAAGACCTCTCAAACTTAGCCATGTCCTGCAAATACTTCAAACGCGTCGCTTATTCCGACTCCATTTGGCTCCGCTGGTTCAG GGAGCATTGGCCACAACAAGCACCTTCGAGCTTCCCACAAACATTAGATGTGAGGGAAGCATATTTGGCAAGGCGTACAGCATTGCAGCAGTTCAAGTTTATTGATCCCTTAGTTGCTGACATTTATACATTTCCAAAACCTTACAACCAAATATTATTGGAGAAAAATGATTTTGTCTTTTCACAG GGCTCATTGATTGAAATGAGAAAGATCGATTGCTTTTTATGTGAGAATAGTTCTCTCCTCACGCTAAGTGATCATTCCGCAAGAATAACTTGTATGAG GTTGTTTCCCCTTAATGAAACTTCTCTATTTCGAAGTGAAGCacaaagtgaagaaaatgtgttggTTACCTCAAGCTGTGACCACACCATTCGTCTATGGTGGAAG GGTTCTTGCCAACGATGTTTTAGGGGTCACAATGGGCCAGTCACTACCTTGTCAGATAAATTGTTAGGTGATGGTATTGGCAAAGTACTGGCAAGTGGAGGGGAAGATGGTACAGTTCGCCTTTGGTCCCTTAACTCCAGTGGCAAGCGTGGCAAGAGTGCTTTAAAGGCTACATTGTATGGGCATGAGAAACCTGTAAAGTTGATGTCAGTTGCAGG GCATAAAACTTCTCTTTTGGTGACTCTTTCGAGAGATTCCAAG GTGAGGGTTTGGGATACAACTGCATCATCTTCTGTTCGTTCATCATGCTGTGTGGGTATGGCATCTCTTCCTGGCTCACCAGTAAATATGAAGTGCCATGAATCTCTGCTTTATGTGGCTACTGGTTCCTCTGTCATTGCAATCGATTTACGGACAATGCGAAAAGTTCTTACTGCTGCAAATTATCAGCCAAAGTTGCACTCGTTTGAGATGTTGCCTTCAAAATCCTTAATCTGTACTGGTGTTAGTGGAAG AGCACTGCTTTGGGATATTAGAAGAAACCAGGAGATGAATCCTGGACCTATGGCTGAGTTGGATGGACACACAGGATCAGTGGCATTTGTGCACATGGATCCATACAAAATAGTTACGGGAGGCCCCGATGATTTTTTCATTAATGTATGGGAGACTGACACTGGTACACAAATAAATTCGTTAAGTTGCTCTTCTGATGAGGAGCGAAGCTCTGGTTGTACTGCCCTGGCTGTAAATGGATGTCGTATTGTTACTGGTAGTTGTGGTGAGGGACTTAGCTGTCTCCGCTTTAGGGATTTCAACAATGCTACTTGTCCTGTTGTCAAATCTGAAGATGAGCATGCTTCAAAGTTTTGGGATCCACAATCTTATAGTGATACTGATGGCTCAGATCCTGAACAGGATAATTGGTATCTTGCATAA